In Vibrio japonicus, the following are encoded in one genomic region:
- a CDS encoding HAD-IIB family hydrolase, whose translation MGNALSKEWKSVKYVLTDVDDTLTWHGKLPPETLLALNKLQQHNIQVIAVTGACAGWCDHIAQLWPVNAVLGENGAFIMEKSASGLTLKSGVDLAFMRQQQEKLKASVESILEHYPDVDLTLDQAYRLCEVAIDIGQNRAPLASNIVQAIVSQIHELGAHATASSIHINAWYGEHSKKLTSLGYLAEKGLSEQQILAQCCYVGDSLNDQQMFETLPLTIGVKNIENYWQQLQHKPSLVMTQPGGYGFAEFVDQLIALKHGE comes from the coding sequence ATGGGAAACGCACTTTCAAAGGAATGGAAATCGGTCAAATACGTTCTGACCGACGTTGATGACACACTGACTTGGCACGGAAAGCTGCCACCAGAAACGCTGCTCGCATTAAACAAACTCCAGCAACACAATATTCAAGTTATCGCCGTCACCGGAGCGTGTGCGGGTTGGTGCGATCACATCGCGCAGCTTTGGCCAGTCAATGCGGTATTGGGTGAAAATGGCGCGTTTATCATGGAGAAAAGCGCATCTGGGTTAACACTCAAGTCCGGTGTCGACCTAGCGTTTATGCGTCAGCAGCAAGAGAAACTCAAAGCGTCCGTCGAATCGATTCTAGAACACTATCCCGACGTCGACCTGACATTGGATCAAGCCTATCGCCTGTGTGAAGTCGCGATTGATATAGGCCAGAACCGTGCGCCACTGGCGAGCAATATCGTCCAAGCCATCGTAAGTCAAATCCATGAGTTAGGTGCACACGCCACCGCCAGTTCAATCCATATTAACGCTTGGTACGGCGAGCATTCAAAGAAACTGACTTCGCTTGGCTATCTGGCGGAGAAAGGCTTATCGGAGCAACAAATACTGGCGCAATGTTGCTACGTTGGCGACTCGCTTAATGACCAACAAATGTTTGAGACACTCCCACTCACTATCGGGGTTAAGAACATAGAGAACTATTGGCAGCAGTTACAACACAAGCCGTCACTGGTAATGACTCAACCTGGCGGCTATGGATTTGCAGAATTTGTCGATCAGCTTATCGCCCTTAAGCACGGCGAATAA
- the phnE gene encoding phosphonate ABC transporter, permease protein PhnE, with amino-acid sequence MTTASIDKEWQRFTFSERMARYAVYLCMVSAIVWSWQTVEVIPEFLYDAPAQFADMFQRMVPMDYAFYPETIHAALIETLHIATLGTLFTLVFAIPLALLNAPNITPSKTLNWIAQFFLVSSRSVNSLVWALLFIALFGPGVLAGIMAIAVRSVGFVGKLLAEAIAEANMGTIEALRATGASWASILLKGYWPQVMPAFYSIVLFRWDINVRESAVLGLVGAGGIGVVLNDAQNLFEWQKVSMVLVSIFAVVIVAEALVVHIRKKLI; translated from the coding sequence ATGACGACAGCTTCAATTGATAAAGAATGGCAGCGATTTACTTTTAGTGAGCGCATGGCTCGCTACGCGGTGTACTTGTGTATGGTCTCTGCGATTGTATGGTCATGGCAAACGGTAGAGGTGATTCCGGAGTTCTTGTATGACGCGCCAGCTCAATTTGCCGATATGTTCCAGCGTATGGTGCCAATGGATTACGCTTTCTACCCAGAAACCATTCACGCCGCGCTGATTGAAACCTTACACATTGCGACGTTAGGGACGCTGTTTACACTGGTTTTTGCGATTCCTTTGGCATTACTGAATGCACCAAACATTACCCCAAGCAAAACCTTAAACTGGATCGCTCAGTTCTTCTTGGTGTCATCGCGTTCGGTTAACTCACTAGTTTGGGCGCTATTGTTTATTGCGCTGTTTGGACCGGGTGTATTGGCAGGGATCATGGCTATCGCGGTGCGCAGTGTCGGCTTCGTCGGTAAACTGCTTGCAGAAGCCATCGCCGAGGCGAACATGGGAACAATCGAAGCACTGCGTGCAACGGGCGCTTCTTGGGCAAGTATTCTATTGAAAGGTTACTGGCCGCAAGTGATGCCAGCGTTTTACTCTATTGTGTTGTTCCGTTGGGACATCAACGTACGTGAGTCAGCAGTATTAGGTTTGGTGGGCGCGGGTGGTATCGGCGTGGTGCTTAACGACGCGCAAAACCTATTCGAGTGGCAGAAAGTGTCGATGGTACTGGTCAGTATTTTTGCGGTGGTGATCGTTGCTGAAGCGCTCGTCGTACATATCCGTAAGAAACTTATTTAA
- the phnE gene encoding phosphonate ABC transporter, permease protein PhnE — translation MAGLTADGKVENPFKASWATRVGFAAVIVYLFYSLSTLGLTFDRLMIGLVESERLLARMFPPDFSRTNLLLGGLAESLQIAIISSFFGIVISLFLGLLAARNMMPSIISTPVRGFIALCRSFHPVIIAILFVKAVGFGALAGILTLIFASIGFIAKLFAEAIEEISFKPVEAIRATGASFVSVILYAVMPQVFTRFIGFASYQLDSNLRNSTMVGIVGAGGLGGTLFSAFQRFDYDFVAAILITIIALILVGEFLSNVVRRIF, via the coding sequence ATGGCTGGATTAACTGCCGATGGCAAAGTAGAAAACCCGTTTAAAGCGTCATGGGCAACGCGAGTCGGTTTCGCCGCAGTCATCGTGTATCTGTTTTACAGCTTATCGACGCTAGGGCTGACGTTTGACCGTTTAATGATTGGTTTGGTGGAGAGCGAGCGCTTACTGGCGCGAATGTTCCCGCCGGATTTCTCGCGTACCAATCTGCTGCTGGGCGGTTTGGCGGAAAGCTTGCAGATCGCGATTATTTCGAGCTTTTTCGGCATCGTTATTTCGCTGTTCTTGGGATTGCTCGCGGCTCGAAACATGATGCCGTCAATCATCTCAACGCCTGTTCGTGGCTTTATCGCGTTATGTCGCTCGTTTCATCCGGTCATCATCGCGATTCTGTTTGTGAAAGCGGTTGGCTTTGGTGCTTTAGCGGGGATATTGACGCTAATTTTTGCGTCGATTGGTTTTATCGCCAAGCTGTTTGCCGAGGCGATTGAAGAGATCTCATTCAAACCAGTAGAGGCGATTCGAGCGACTGGCGCAAGTTTTGTCAGCGTCATCCTTTACGCCGTCATGCCGCAGGTCTTTACCCGTTTTATCGGCTTCGCCAGCTACCAGCTCGATTCGAACCTACGCAACTCAACCATGGTGGGTATCGTTGGTGCTGGTGGTTTGGGCGGTACTCTGTTTTCAGCTTTCCAACGTTTCGACTACGACTTTGTTGCGGCGATTTTGATCACCATTATTGCGCTGATTCTGGTCGGGGAGTTTTTGTCTAATGTAGTAAGGAGAATCTTCTGA
- the phnC gene encoding phosphonate ABC transporter ATP-binding protein, with the protein MAVASYDGIKINNLFHEYVAGKPILKGIDINIDKPGIIAIIGPSGTGKSTLLRCINRLNDPSSGEIIFEGEDLTKLQGQALRKQRRHIGMVFQEYNLVERLTVIENVLSGRLGYMSAWNAWRRNYSQEDLKKAFELLEFVGLQDFANQRADSLSGGQRQRVGIARAVMQDPYILLADEPTSSLDPKTAVEIMELMETFAKQKQIPVLVNIHDVNLAKRFATRIIGMCNGKVHYDGSPEGITEDDLKVIYGGESWLD; encoded by the coding sequence ATGGCCGTAGCAAGCTATGACGGAATAAAGATAAACAACCTATTTCACGAGTACGTGGCAGGCAAGCCAATCCTTAAAGGCATTGATATCAACATTGATAAGCCGGGCATCATCGCCATCATTGGCCCTTCAGGTACAGGTAAAAGTACTTTACTGCGTTGTATCAACCGCCTTAACGACCCAAGCAGCGGCGAGATCATTTTTGAAGGCGAAGACCTAACCAAACTGCAAGGTCAAGCTTTGCGTAAGCAGCGTCGCCACATTGGTATGGTTTTCCAAGAGTACAACTTAGTAGAGCGTTTAACGGTGATCGAAAACGTGCTCAGCGGTCGCTTAGGTTACATGAGTGCTTGGAATGCATGGCGCAGGAACTATTCACAGGAAGATCTGAAAAAAGCCTTTGAACTACTAGAGTTCGTTGGTTTGCAGGACTTTGCCAATCAGCGCGCGGATAGCTTGTCAGGTGGTCAGAGACAGCGTGTGGGTATCGCCCGTGCGGTCATGCAAGACCCATACATCCTATTGGCGGATGAGCCGACTTCGTCACTCGACCCGAAAACCGCAGTGGAAATCATGGAGCTAATGGAAACGTTCGCCAAGCAGAAGCAAATCCCTGTGCTGGTCAACATCCACGATGTGAATCTCGCTAAGCGTTTTGCTACTCGCATTATCGGCATGTGTAACGGAAAGGTGCACTACGACGGCAGTCCAGAAGGCATTACAGAAGACGATCTTAAGGTCATCTACGGGGGTGAGTCATGGCTGGATTAA
- the phnD gene encoding phosphate/phosphite/phosphonate ABC transporter substrate-binding protein — MKNSVKGLLIAGSLLLPSVVLANDCANHGVLDERYCDENNDLVADSPKDSAEWIDPSTLVFTYTPVEDPALYKDAFADFQAHLSKVTGKKVIYYTVHSNSAQVEAMRSGRLHVAGFSTGPTGYAVNLAGYVPIAVKGDEKGFQGYNLITIVRKDSGIDSMADLKGKRVAHTSASSNSGNLAPRALFPDQGLVPDEDYKVLYSGKHDQSILGVYNGDYDAAPVASDVYDRMVAAGRVDGEDLKIIYRSPRFPTSAFGYAYNLKPELVDKINEAFFSYRFTPEMSAAFKGADRFSPITYKEDWAVIRDIAHATGTAYTKAGLKKLAEKDAAKRAKQKADELAKQAKSQ; from the coding sequence ATGAAAAACAGTGTAAAAGGATTGTTAATCGCTGGCTCTCTGCTGCTGCCTTCAGTTGTACTGGCTAATGACTGCGCGAATCACGGAGTTTTGGATGAACGCTACTGCGATGAGAACAACGACTTAGTTGCGGATTCACCAAAAGATTCTGCGGAATGGATCGATCCAAGTACTCTCGTGTTTACCTATACGCCAGTGGAAGATCCTGCGCTCTACAAAGATGCGTTTGCTGATTTTCAGGCGCACCTGAGCAAAGTCACGGGCAAGAAAGTGATTTACTACACGGTACACTCAAACTCGGCTCAAGTAGAAGCGATGCGTTCTGGTCGTCTTCACGTGGCAGGTTTCTCGACCGGCCCAACGGGCTACGCGGTTAACCTAGCGGGTTATGTGCCTATCGCGGTAAAAGGCGATGAGAAAGGCTTCCAAGGTTACAATCTGATCACCATCGTGCGTAAAGACAGCGGCATTGATTCTATGGCGGATCTAAAAGGCAAACGTGTTGCCCACACTTCTGCATCATCCAACTCTGGCAACCTTGCACCGCGTGCTCTATTCCCAGATCAAGGCCTTGTTCCTGATGAAGACTACAAAGTGTTGTATTCAGGCAAACATGACCAATCAATCCTTGGCGTTTACAACGGCGACTACGATGCGGCTCCAGTTGCATCGGATGTTTATGATCGCATGGTTGCAGCAGGTCGTGTTGACGGCGAAGACCTGAAAATCATCTACCGTAGTCCACGCTTCCCTACCTCGGCGTTTGGTTACGCTTACAACCTAAAACCGGAGTTGGTCGACAAGATCAACGAAGCGTTCTTTAGCTACCGTTTCACACCAGAAATGAGCGCAGCGTTTAAAGGCGCAGACCGTTTCTCTCCAATTACCTACAAAGAAGACTGGGCTGTGATTCGCGATATCGCGCACGCAACCGGTACTGCTTACACCAAAGCGGGTCTGAAAAAGTTAGCTGAGAAAGACGCCGCTAAGCGCGCAAAGCAAAAAGCAGACGAGCTAGCAAAGCAGGCGAAAAGCCAGTAA
- a CDS encoding glycerophosphodiester phosphodiesterase family protein translates to MKQILTSSIALLLGVSSLAMAGNEPAQVGPRPLYLVNDMEDGELKNKLQSCSAGPFHRTDFSIGHRGAAMQFPEHTKESYLAAIAMGAGVLECDVTFTKDKQLVCRHSQSDLHTTTDVLAHPDLAKKCSVPFKPANPATGEDAQVECRTSDFTLAEFKTLKGKMDGANPKATTVEEYMQGTPGWRTDLYSQTGTLMTHAESAALFKKYGVKVTPELKAAAVEMPFNGFSQEMYAQKLVDELKQAGFSAKEAYVQSFNLDDVKYWINKTPEFGKQAVYLDDRMYEKEGFVATLDNMKALSDAGVNIIAPPLYALLALDNDKKIVPSEYAKLAKQADLDIIAWTLERSGPLAQGGGWYYQSVSEQIDQDGDMMKVLDVLAKDVGVMGVFSDWPSTVTYYANCMDI, encoded by the coding sequence ATGAAGCAAATATTAACGAGTAGTATCGCTCTATTGCTAGGCGTCAGCTCACTGGCTATGGCAGGCAACGAGCCCGCGCAAGTTGGCCCACGACCTCTGTATCTGGTTAACGACATGGAAGACGGCGAACTCAAAAACAAACTTCAAAGCTGCAGTGCTGGCCCTTTTCATCGTACCGACTTTTCTATCGGCCACCGCGGCGCTGCGATGCAGTTCCCTGAGCACACCAAGGAGTCTTACCTCGCGGCAATCGCGATGGGTGCAGGCGTGTTGGAGTGTGACGTGACGTTTACCAAAGACAAGCAGTTGGTATGTCGCCATTCGCAAAGTGACTTGCACACCACGACTGATGTTTTGGCGCACCCTGATCTTGCGAAAAAGTGTTCTGTTCCTTTTAAACCAGCGAATCCGGCAACGGGCGAAGATGCACAAGTAGAGTGCCGCACGTCTGATTTTACCTTAGCTGAGTTTAAGACGCTGAAAGGTAAGATGGACGGCGCAAACCCGAAAGCAACCACGGTTGAAGAGTACATGCAAGGCACTCCAGGTTGGCGTACTGATCTATATTCACAAACGGGTACTTTGATGACACACGCCGAGAGTGCGGCACTGTTTAAGAAGTACGGCGTAAAAGTGACGCCAGAGCTGAAAGCTGCTGCGGTTGAGATGCCATTCAACGGCTTTAGCCAAGAGATGTACGCGCAGAAGCTGGTGGATGAGCTGAAGCAAGCGGGCTTTAGTGCGAAAGAGGCGTATGTGCAGTCTTTCAATCTGGATGACGTCAAATACTGGATCAACAAAACGCCTGAATTCGGTAAGCAAGCGGTGTATTTGGATGACCGTATGTACGAGAAAGAGGGCTTTGTTGCAACATTGGACAACATGAAAGCGTTATCTGATGCGGGCGTGAACATCATCGCTCCACCGCTCTACGCGTTGTTGGCGCTGGATAACGATAAGAAGATTGTTCCGTCAGAGTACGCGAAGCTGGCCAAGCAAGCTGACCTAGACATTATCGCGTGGACGCTTGAACGTTCTGGCCCGCTGGCGCAAGGCGGTGGTTGGTACTACCAAAGCGTGAGCGAGCAAATTGACCAAGACGGCGACATGATGAAAGTGCTTGATGTGCTGGCGAAAGATGTGGGCGTGATGGGCGTATTCAGTGACTGGCCGTCAACCGTCACTTACTACGCAAACTGCATGGATATTTAA
- a CDS encoding sigma-54-dependent transcriptional regulator, whose amino-acid sequence MNMEKHVTLIDDEIDVVEAVSEMLELEGFHVTYFTDPKQGLKYLSSNSKNVVLCDVKMPQMDGLMLLDAVQNRAPGCEVILMSGHGDIPMAIEAMKQGAFDFIEKPLDSDEVIEKLNLAIEHIQAHPDLNDAKDLPIESVVIGESQAMERIRSQVLALSRTGVDTIINGETGTGKEVIARALHEYSDRKDKPFVAINCGGMTESIIESELFGHEAGSFTSANKKRIGKIEQAHGGTLFLDEIESMPIAVQIKLLRVIQERVIERVGGNSLIPVDIVVVAASKADLAKLSESGEFRSDLFYRLNIASLNLPPLRQRKEDIQALFRHFVVQASQKYKTRPSSLYAEQIQQLCRHDWPGNVRELRNVADRFVLGIVGDGFDLQTPATSAEESYSSRQPFAFEQQMEQYERNVLTEALIEMAGNINEVSLRLNLPRKTLYRKMKKHQLDKESFKPNREITPQNRP is encoded by the coding sequence ATGAATATGGAAAAGCACGTCACGCTGATAGACGATGAAATAGATGTAGTTGAAGCGGTCAGTGAGATGCTGGAACTAGAGGGTTTTCACGTCACTTACTTTACCGATCCCAAACAGGGACTGAAGTACCTTTCGTCAAACTCGAAAAACGTTGTGCTATGTGACGTCAAAATGCCACAGATGGATGGCTTAATGCTGCTCGATGCGGTGCAAAATCGCGCGCCGGGTTGCGAAGTAATTTTGATGAGTGGTCACGGTGATATTCCGATGGCGATTGAAGCAATGAAGCAGGGTGCATTCGACTTTATCGAAAAGCCGCTCGACAGCGACGAAGTGATCGAAAAGCTCAACTTAGCGATTGAACATATTCAGGCTCATCCGGATCTCAATGACGCCAAAGACCTGCCGATTGAATCGGTCGTGATTGGCGAATCGCAAGCGATGGAGCGGATTCGCAGTCAGGTGCTTGCGCTATCTCGCACTGGCGTCGATACCATCATCAACGGTGAGACGGGTACGGGTAAAGAGGTGATTGCTCGCGCGCTTCATGAGTACAGTGACCGTAAAGATAAACCGTTTGTCGCTATTAACTGTGGCGGTATGACAGAGAGTATTATTGAGAGCGAGCTGTTCGGCCATGAGGCGGGCTCCTTTACAAGCGCGAATAAAAAGCGCATCGGCAAAATTGAACAGGCCCACGGCGGTACATTGTTTCTGGATGAAATCGAAAGTATGCCAATCGCGGTACAGATCAAGCTGCTCCGTGTGATCCAAGAGCGGGTGATTGAACGTGTCGGTGGGAATAGCTTGATCCCGGTGGATATTGTCGTGGTAGCTGCGAGCAAAGCCGATCTAGCGAAGTTGAGTGAAAGCGGTGAGTTTCGTTCTGATCTCTTTTATCGCCTGAATATCGCAAGCTTAAACCTTCCACCTCTAAGGCAGCGTAAAGAAGATATTCAAGCCCTATTTAGGCACTTTGTAGTGCAAGCAAGTCAGAAATACAAAACCCGTCCATCCAGCCTTTACGCTGAGCAAATCCAGCAGCTATGCCGCCACGATTGGCCGGGAAATGTGCGCGAGTTGCGGAACGTCGCGGACCGATTTGTTCTCGGCATTGTCGGTGATGGCTTTGATCTGCAAACGCCTGCGACGTCAGCTGAAGAGAGTTATTCATCGCGGCAGCCTTTTGCGTTCGAGCAACAAATGGAGCAGTACGAGCGTAACGTGCTGACCGAGGCTTTGATTGAGATGGCGGGCAACATCAACGAGGTGTCGCTACGTTTGAACCTTCCTCGTAAGACGCTGTATCGTAAAATGAAAAAGCACCAACTGGATAAAGAAAGTTTTAAGCCTAATCGGGAAATCACACCGCAAAATCGGCCTTGA
- a CDS encoding ATP-binding protein, which translates to MKQSKTTISTFSQSKRWLRWKGIELRLGLALAILSMTTLLLALFSTFTFDRLDQALVELKEKDIPALEQAARLNDMVRLVITDSSILTEADSNLERRQAIQSIESNIQQMTNTMESFPEYYAYFKDIIAQVSNSLSLLYQSGEESRQLNQELRNLLEGFYPLLQQVSDELDLLPPEQKEKIQYSQLKALLYYQLGLVEKLYNDSSFNELDYTSYRLEQVGREWRGLWQASGVSELRPELDEKLSVIYTLASRSSKLYQLKNQALEHHYQQEYFLQNSREYLNQLSIQIEGNTSKVNLEIDASIVRAQRSLASNRTLSLALSLFSLLAAAAIAWFYVRKNILERLLRLKDDMFAISTGHLDTKIAVKGNDEITQMAKSLQVFQATAKVVKQTNQKLEAEVEERRLAEERLRVTQDELVQAGKLAALGQLSVGITHEINQPLTAVNSHVRSAQKWLKQQRADKAVINLQKIEQLLEKVAALTHHLKAFSRKSDGKVSATCVLPVVSDAIELFANREIPIKLECSIPADEMVRANAIRLEQVLVNLLSNALDAVSDKENPLIVVRIEHHLNDITISVKDNGKGIAEDDLPHIFDPFYTRKEVGKGLGLGLSIAFNIIKDFGGSIKVSSQPKQGTEFKVQLKQGENS; encoded by the coding sequence ATGAAGCAATCAAAAACGACCATATCCACTTTCTCACAGTCTAAACGTTGGCTTCGATGGAAGGGAATTGAGTTGCGCCTTGGTCTTGCGCTGGCGATCCTTTCGATGACCACGTTGTTGCTGGCACTGTTCTCGACGTTCACCTTTGATCGACTTGACCAAGCGCTGGTGGAGTTAAAAGAGAAAGACATTCCCGCTTTAGAGCAAGCCGCTCGGTTAAATGACATGGTGAGACTGGTGATCACCGACTCTTCGATCTTGACCGAAGCCGATTCTAACTTAGAGCGTCGCCAAGCCATCCAGAGTATCGAAAGCAATATCCAACAAATGACTAACACTATGGAGAGCTTTCCAGAATATTACGCCTATTTTAAAGACATCATCGCTCAGGTGAGTAACAGTTTGAGTCTGTTGTATCAGAGCGGTGAAGAATCCCGCCAACTCAATCAAGAGTTAAGAAACCTACTCGAAGGCTTTTACCCGCTACTGCAACAAGTGAGTGATGAACTGGATTTGTTACCGCCTGAGCAGAAAGAGAAGATCCAATACAGCCAGTTGAAAGCGTTGCTCTATTATCAACTTGGTTTGGTGGAAAAGCTTTACAACGATAGCAGTTTCAACGAGCTGGATTACACCAGTTACCGCCTTGAGCAAGTCGGGCGTGAATGGCGTGGGTTGTGGCAGGCGAGTGGCGTATCGGAGCTGCGTCCGGAACTGGATGAAAAGCTGTCGGTGATTTACACCCTTGCTTCTCGTTCCAGTAAGCTCTATCAGCTAAAAAACCAAGCCCTAGAGCATCATTATCAACAAGAGTACTTTTTGCAAAACAGCCGAGAGTATCTCAACCAGCTTTCAATCCAAATTGAAGGCAACACCTCGAAAGTGAATCTGGAAATAGATGCTTCCATCGTCAGGGCGCAGCGCTCGCTCGCATCCAACAGAACGCTTTCACTGGCGTTGTCTCTGTTTAGCTTGCTCGCGGCGGCGGCGATTGCTTGGTTCTACGTGCGTAAGAACATTCTGGAGCGTTTGCTGAGACTGAAAGACGACATGTTTGCGATTTCAACCGGTCACCTCGATACCAAAATCGCCGTAAAAGGTAACGACGAAATCACGCAAATGGCTAAATCACTGCAAGTGTTCCAAGCCACGGCGAAAGTGGTTAAACAGACCAACCAAAAATTGGAAGCGGAAGTAGAAGAGCGCCGACTCGCGGAGGAACGTTTACGTGTTACTCAAGATGAGTTGGTGCAAGCGGGTAAGCTCGCTGCGCTTGGTCAGCTAAGTGTTGGCATCACGCACGAAATCAATCAACCGCTCACCGCGGTCAATAGCCACGTCAGAAGCGCGCAGAAATGGCTCAAACAGCAACGTGCCGACAAAGCGGTGATCAATCTGCAAAAGATCGAGCAGTTGCTTGAAAAGGTGGCCGCGTTAACCCATCACTTAAAAGCGTTTTCTCGTAAAAGCGACGGCAAAGTCTCGGCCACGTGCGTATTGCCCGTGGTCAGTGACGCAATTGAACTGTTTGCTAACCGCGAGATACCAATCAAACTCGAGTGCAGCATTCCCGCAGATGAGATGGTGCGCGCGAACGCGATTCGACTGGAACAGGTTTTGGTGAACTTATTAAGCAACGCGCTGGACGCGGTGAGTGATAAAGAGAATCCGCTCATCGTGGTGCGTATTGAACATCACTTGAACGACATAACCATCTCGGTCAAAGACAACGGTAAAGGAATCGCCGAAGACGATCTTCCGCATATCTTTGACCCGTTTTACACCCGTAAAGAAGTCGGCAAAGGGCTCGGGCTCGGACTGTCGATCGCGTTTAACATCATTAAAGATTTTGGTGGCTCGATTAAGGTGTCATCACAGCCAAAGCAAGGCACAGAGTTTAAAGTACAACTAAAACAAGGCGAGAACTCATGA
- a CDS encoding DMT family transporter: MPSSIFSGIPVGVRYMILSAMGFALMSACVKYVSTYGIPVFEIVAARALVSLILSYLDVKRKRISIWGNNKPLLFLRGAVGTVALMCVYYSVTTLPLAEATILQYVHPVFTALLGLLFLKERVQAPTIACIALCLLGLLVMVQPALNGNQVTELPLFSIAAALLGAFGSSIAYVVVRKLSQTEDSSVIIFYFPLVALPISLLLIGDNFVWPSLFLTMMLILVGIFTQIGQYGLTKAMQTQAAGQASAYSYVQIVFSALIGVWLFNEIPSVWTYIGGSLIVTGALINVFGKQVVRRAKAQ, from the coding sequence ATGCCTTCTTCAATTTTTTCTGGGATCCCGGTTGGGGTCAGATACATGATTTTATCTGCCATGGGATTCGCCCTAATGTCAGCGTGCGTAAAGTACGTCAGCACGTACGGCATTCCTGTTTTTGAGATCGTCGCTGCCAGGGCATTGGTTTCGCTGATCCTGAGCTACCTAGATGTGAAAAGAAAACGCATCTCGATCTGGGGAAACAACAAGCCACTACTTTTCTTACGAGGCGCGGTTGGCACCGTCGCACTCATGTGTGTGTACTATTCAGTGACGACGCTCCCGCTAGCAGAAGCGACCATTCTTCAGTACGTTCACCCGGTGTTTACCGCCCTACTTGGCTTGTTGTTTTTGAAAGAACGCGTACAAGCACCAACCATTGCGTGTATCGCGCTGTGTTTGCTAGGCCTATTGGTCATGGTGCAACCGGCATTGAATGGTAATCAGGTGACTGAGTTACCACTATTTAGTATTGCCGCTGCGTTATTGGGCGCGTTCGGTAGTTCAATCGCTTATGTGGTGGTTCGTAAACTCAGCCAAACCGAAGACAGTTCGGTAATCATTTTCTACTTCCCACTGGTCGCGCTGCCGATTTCATTGCTGCTCATTGGAGACAACTTTGTCTGGCCAAGTCTGTTCCTGACTATGATGCTGATACTGGTAGGGATATTCACCCAAATTGGTCAATACGGTTTAACCAAAGCGATGCAAACCCAAGCGGCTGGGCAAGCTTCAGCATACTCTTACGTACAGATCGTATTCTCAGCTTTGATCGGAGTATGGCTGTTTAACGAGATCCCTTCCGTCTGGACGTATATCGGCGGTTCATTGATTGTGACAGGCGCATTGATTAACGTATTTGGAAAACAGGTCGTCAGACGTGCCAAAGCGCAATAG
- a CDS encoding GGDEF domain-containing protein — translation MEDQSNKIAQLEHTIEQLKKANQRLEEKLNAALDGTGLCLWEQHVPTGRLTIFNMEWGKMLGFQPHELEANVETWKSKLHPDDYDLAVGAFESHLHGETEAYQVIHRMIHKDGSHSWVSDRGRIVEYTPEGEPLRIMGTHIDITNEKRYELELAKLATQDPLTSLMNRQALKSAFDERAVLSPQDSSALIFIDVDDFKKVNDHLGHKAGDLVLVHIADWMRKLAPQHAKVARMGGDEFVVFCPRYHADRVHQFVDRLLSQAHQPIRLENGEAQIGFSIGVCQFSSAYQDFEVLYEHADQAMYQVKRNGKNGVSFVSI, via the coding sequence ATGGAAGATCAGTCAAACAAGATTGCACAACTTGAACACACTATTGAGCAATTGAAAAAAGCGAACCAACGTCTCGAGGAAAAGCTCAACGCCGCGTTAGACGGTACGGGATTGTGTTTGTGGGAGCAACACGTCCCGACAGGTAGGCTCACCATCTTCAACATGGAATGGGGAAAAATGCTGGGATTTCAGCCACATGAGCTCGAAGCCAACGTTGAAACCTGGAAAAGCAAATTGCACCCAGACGACTACGATCTTGCGGTCGGGGCATTTGAATCGCACCTACATGGAGAGACAGAGGCGTATCAGGTCATTCACCGCATGATCCACAAAGACGGCAGCCACAGCTGGGTGTCGGACCGTGGAAGAATCGTCGAATACACACCTGAAGGCGAACCGCTGCGTATTATGGGAACGCACATCGACATCACCAACGAAAAACGCTACGAGCTAGAGTTAGCCAAACTCGCGACACAAGACCCGCTCACAAGCTTAATGAACCGCCAAGCGCTGAAATCGGCGTTTGACGAGCGAGCAGTGCTCTCCCCGCAAGACTCGTCTGCCTTGATCTTTATCGATGTGGATGATTTTAAGAAAGTAAACGACCACCTTGGTCATAAAGCTGGCGATCTGGTTTTAGTTCACATTGCGGATTGGATGAGAAAACTTGCCCCTCAGCACGCTAAAGTTGCCCGTATGGGCGGCGACGAGTTTGTTGTTTTCTGCCCACGCTACCACGCAGATCGAGTCCACCAGTTCGTCGATAGATTACTTAGCCAAGCCCACCAGCCGATCCGTCTAGAAAATGGTGAAGCACAGATTGGTTTTAGTATTGGGGTTTGCCAGTTTAGTAGTGCGTATCAAGATTTCGAAGTGCTCTATGAACACGCGGATCAGGCGATGTATCAAGTGAAGCGCAACGGAAAAAA